A genomic window from Triticum urartu cultivar G1812 chromosome 7, Tu2.1, whole genome shotgun sequence includes:
- the LOC125523329 gene encoding uncharacterized protein LOC125523329 isoform X1, translating into MDPAPPYDHRRGGGGGHYYPAQQHHHHHNGGHFAPGGGGGPVRSRHEQYDPYEAFPPPPYHHPPPSDHHPRLHHYHNQQLPPPPPLPPPPPHRPAYAGPSPPPPPEAYSTPPPPPPPYHSSPAPHFHGHQRHPDEEFRRNAGHHHQHQHHHQQHQQPQHHHQQQQQQHHHHHHQQQHQQPPWEDPEERRRRFAPAHQEPEDDRRRYAPAHQEPEEDRRRYPPAHQEPEEDRRRYAPAHQEPEDDRRRYTSPHHHRLSPPPSPRKKQRCALHDRVDIESTSSSGPLPSRHQRQQPHASYAAVDSFVDRAPAHPGYSHESFSTHSDSKGSRKIQMVSQTSTLSGERGSPRSPRATIVAHPRRTPQKEPAPRRLSVWQRIEEGPAAATRPPPPPPPKALHISPAKSSTAGSASKGLASVISVDCKAKSAGSNEVDSTKVIQKDAGKNVRKVLSSVLVKPSPESKEKEGFVEKLPGKHDNVQENVSDSPSKSLGLAGRPVAGVKKVKKIVIKKIVRRIVGKDKQISSEIVSEKRDNIDAIANASEKEEGEIITSSLEKDTVSEHNMVSTSGTAGAGNGVNVQKGENSNSINPRKRKATSAIESKKILDSTNRSGSKHLGKEDNRSSMGRGDTIAASAIKSTEALATRRSEHPGKGDRSSMDSGVRSATLVSTNDNYQEEGEIMPLSGETSAAVTSNPLRISNRHTESSMKESRAPKNVSKKNTVCTNGVTVNHDTAEISGSEDARREDNDILINTSEEDVRRVSSTPEVTICKRKGAQKGEGMILTGLGENSIGNVSVAHHVKISNTRELDVNEDTRTKESQIPIELCQTNTLKTIHHLEAPDTSETTMSKFVGRKVGKSLMGSTERHATTTCNSGSTPEFNLAGGFGNSHKEDLLNDGTAFNETDAPMEVEGRDFFNLSCSRNVESMNVPPLDDDLMEDLTRDIVLNNGIERGATAQVAELINLHRGHLSPEIDFPLAHSRESSSSGNSEQSVPTTLTLGSNFYFSNNIESERQLKENHELLEGQKGLDVSTVSEFDSLVKQKGVADDDSVGVGSQNWLTLPPAVNSIAMSEQFVTNDATVRKDRIGLDQSVDNDTSVSQDHDTAQGLEQCGSVDAFSSQVNSIRLSVSGSDMPQSDSLTPKEISGVVEKHGEIVLSGLHSISSINVVDQHDNQMVDISVGNPTEPAIPAVESIDVMDAELVSPQVSVEPDNTYDSNKGISGDVEKHGEVVLSGLHSISSINVVDQHDHQMVDNPVGNPIEPAIPAVESTDVMDTTLSPQVSVEPDNNTYNSNTEGSVVNSSTKRDLLSSWIESIVSEAKKDHQPCKSTLPSISLPVLAPKEDSRRAGLDSVGNPVGKSPQMNCTSSMPPKVAPKRANLPSSSREPPRASSNPRHKTWHRGDMTSSTSLPSSQPSGLPPKQPPRRNDKTQNSYIRKGNALIRNPATGKLSHSSSLDTQNKLNKPVMRRSMNFVRKVDSNDSAARLSFTVERPKTPPLPLHAKSINSTTSLPEQLPKTLPKQHVPETEKEDSARQLNSGVDTPSIKSAQTPEPSDASKVVYVRPKSNQLVAAQRQHPDDPTKSSTDKVLSQQPPTASDLYFKKRKNQIILSSSSSDGQNTKEIAPAESLNSGESNVQIASSNNSINGLKERPHKALRTNNMGTSSHVWTLSGQQPQRKGSAGTSYAKAFPRILPWKRKIYCKNFRNSHTQNVSSLRIVSRKLLQTKKRDMIYTVSTNGFSIRKSGVLSVGGSSLKWSRSLEKRSQKVNEEATLAVADVEKKRGEKRKRQYLHYTGRNDQYSLSVAGNQLRNNNQASSDLRRSSTCNGYVRVSKGNQLVRNPKKVTRMLANEKVRWSLHTVRSRLAKKRQYCQFFTRFGECKKPKGECRYIHDPAKVTICTKFLKGLCSDTSCKLTHKVLPERMQDCSYFLKGLCTNTACPYRHVKVNSKAPACEDFLKGYCADGDECRKKHSYTCPVFEATGECPQQSTCKLHHPTKKTIKPKRSRPDTPQNSSWGRYFDTSIRHDSETSKVSSGQDDRQKQQHDIFSGGDFTDFITLDIDGEEGVDALDSIQSVDAPDSIQSVDAPDGIQLMELDSGELGTEADDLDALIKPLRIMRTARV; encoded by the exons ATGGATCCGGCCCCGCCCTACGACCaccgccgcggcggcggcggcgggcactACTACCCCGCCcagcagcaccaccaccaccacaacGGCGGCCACTTCGCGCCGGGAGGGGGCGGCGGGCCCGTGCGGTCCAGGCACGAGCAGTACGACCCGTACGAGGCCTTCCCGCCGCCGCCGTACCACCACCCGCCCCCCTCCGACCACCACCCGCGCCTCCACCACTACCACAACCAGCAGCTGCCCCCGCCTCcccccctgccgccgccgccgccgcaccgtcCCGCCTACGCCGGCCCCtccccgcctcctcctcccgaGGCCTACTCCACCCCGCCCCCGCCACCGCCCCCGTACCACAGCTCGCCCGCTCCCCACTTCCACGGCCACCAGCGCCACCCCGACGAGGAGTTCCGCCGCAACGCTGGGCACCACCACCagcaccagcaccaccaccagcaGCATCAGCAGccacagcaccaccatcaacagcagcagcagcagcaccaccaccaccaccatcaacAGCAGCATCAGCAGCCCCCGTGGGAGGACCCTGAGGAGCGCAGGCGCAGATTCGCCCCTGCTCACCAGGAGCCCGAGGACGACAGGCGCAGATACGCCCCTGCTCACCAGGAGCCAGAGGAAGACAGGCGCAGATACCCCCCTGCTCACCAGGAGCCAGAGGAAGACAGGCGCAGATACGCCCCTGCTCACCAGGAGCCTGAGGACGACAGGCGCAGATACACGTCCCCCCACCACCACCGTCtctcgccgccgcccagcccgCGCAAGAAGCAGCGGTGCGCCTTACATGACCGGGTCGACATCGAGAGCACCTCCAGCTCTGGCCCGCTGCCTTCACGCCATCAGAGGCAGCAGCCCCATGCCAGCTACGCCGCGGTTGACAGCTTTGTAGATAGGGCCCCTGCGCATCCTGGCTACAGCCACGAGAGCTTCTCAACACACAGCGACAGCAAGGGCAGCAGGAAGATTCAGATGGTTTCACAGACGTCAACGCTGTCTGGCGAGCGTGGCTCGCCGCGCTCGCCACGTGCCACCATTGTCGCGCATCCGAGGCGCACTCCGCAGAAGGAGCCTGCCCCAAGGAGACTTTCTGTGTGGCAGAGGATAGAGGAGGGCCCTGCTGCTGCTACacggccgccgccaccgccaccgccaaaGGCCTTGCATATTTCACCAGCCAAGTCGAGCACTGCCGGCTCTGCTTCAAAGGGATTGGCCAGCGTGATCTCTGTGGACTGCAAGGCAAAAAGTGCTGGTAGTAATGAGGTTGACAGCACTAAAGTAATACAGAAGGATGCTGGAAAGAATGTTAGGAAGGTGTTGTCCTCAGTTCTTGTGAAACCTTCACCGGAGTCCAAGGAAAAAGAAGGGTTTGTTGAGAAGCTTCCTGGGAAGCATGATAATGTTCAGGAGAATGTGTCAGATTCCCCTAGTAAAAGTCTGGGCTTAGCTGGTCGTCCTGTGGCTGGTGTCAAGAAAGTGAAGAAGATAGTTATCAAGAAGATTGTGAGGAGGATTGTTGGCAAGGATAAACAAATTAGTAGCGAAATTGTATCTGAGAAGAGGGATAATATTGATGCTATTGCAAATGCTTCTGAAAAAGAAGAGGGTGAAATCATAACCTCATCGCTGGAAAAGGATACTGTATCTGAACATAATATGGTAAGCACTAGTGGTACAGCTGGAGCTGGTAATGGTGTGAATGTCCAGAAGGGTGAAAATAGCAACTCGATAAATCCACGTAAAAGGAAAGCCACTTCAGCCATCGAGTCCAAGAAAATTCTTGATTCAACAAATCGTAGTGGGAGTAAGCACCTTGGAAAGGAAGACAATAGAAGCTCCATGGGTCGAGGTGATACTATTGCTGCTTCAGCCATTAAATCTACAGAAGCACTTGCTACAAGACGAAGTGAGCATCCTGGGAAAGGAGATAGGAGCTCCATGGATTCAGGTGTTAGGAGTGCAACTTTGGTGTCTACGAATGATAATTATCAGGAGGAGGGTGAAATCATGCCTCTTTCAGGTGAAACGAGTGCTGCAGTTACAAGTAATCCTCTGAGAATTTCTAATAGGCATACAGAATCTAGCATGAAAGAGAGCAGAGCTCCTAAGAATGTCAGTAAAAAAAACACTGTTTGCACAAATGGAGTTACTGTAAATCATGATACGGCAGAAATTTCTGGAAGTGAGGATGCTAGGAGGGAAGACAATGACATCTTGATTAACACAAGCGAAGAGGATGTTCGCCGTGTAAGTAGTACACCAGAAGTTACTATATGCAAGAGAAAGGGTGCTCAGAAAGGTGAGGGTATGATTCTGACTGGTTTAGGTGAAAATAGTATTGGTAATGTTTCTGTGGCACACCATGTGAAGATTTCTAATACAAGGGAACTCGATGTGAATGAGGATACCAGGACCAAAGAGAGCCAAATCCCCATAGAATTATGTCAAACTAACACTTTGAAAACAATACACCACTTGGAAGCTCCTGATACATCAGAAACTACCATGAGCAAGTTTGTTGGGAGGAAAGTGGGCAAAAGCCTCATGGGGTCAACTGAAAGACATGCTACCACCACATGTAATTCTGGGAGCACTCCAGAATTTAATTTAGCTGGTGGATTCGGCAATAGCCACAAGGAAGATCTTCTCAATGACGGAACTGCTTTCAATGAAACAGATGCTCCCATGGAAGTTGAAGGTAGAGATTTCTTTAATCTGTCATGTTCCAGAAATGTTGAAAGCATGAATGTGCCACCATTAGATGATGATCTTATGGAGGATTTAACCCGGGATATTGTTTTGAATAATGGTATAGAAAGGGGTGCTACAGCTCAGGTAGCAGAACTGATCAATCTTCATAGAGGTCATCTGTCTCCCGAGATTGATTTTCCCTTGGCACATTCCCGTGAATCTTCATCTTCTGGTAACAGCGAGCAGTCTGTTCCTACAACTTTGACACTTGGCAGTAATTTCTATTTCAGTAATAACATCGAAAGTGAGCGACAGCTCAAGGAAAACCATGAGCTGCTGGAAGGGCAGAAAGGATTAGATGTTTCCACAGTGTCAGAATTTGATAGTCTTGTAAAACAAAAAGGTGTGGCTGATGATGACTCAGTTGGTGTAGGTTCTCAAAATTGGCTGACTTTACCGCCAGCGGTCAACAGCATTGCTATGTCTGAGCAGTTTGTGACTAACGATGCTACTGTTAGGAAAGATAGGATAGGTTTGGATCAGAGCGTGGATAATGACACTTCTGTTAGTCAGGATCATGATACTGCACAAGGTTTGGAGCAGTGTGGAAGTGTGGATGCTTTCTCTAGTCAGGTTAACAGCATTAGGCTATCTGTATCTGGTAGTGATATGCCTCAGTCAGACTCATTGACACCCAAAGAGATCAGTGGCGTTGTTGAGAAACATGGTGAGATAGTTCTCTCGGGTTTGCACTCTATTAGTTCAATAAATGTTgtagatcaacatgataatcaaATGGTGGATATTTCTGTGGGCAACCCAACTGAACCTGCTATCCCAGCTGTAGAATCTATTGATGTGATGGATGCAGAGCTAGTTTCTCCTCAGGTATCTGTTGAGCCGGATAATACCTATGACAGTAATAAAGGAATCAGTGGTGATGTTGAGAAACATGGGGAGGTAGTTCTCTCTGGTTTGCACTCTATTAGTTCAATAAATGTTGTTGATCAACATGATCATCAGATGGTGGATAATCCTGTGGGTAACCCAATTGAACCTGCCATCCCAGCTGTGGAATCTACTGATGTGATGGATACAACGCTTTCTCCTCAGGTATCTGTTGAGCCAGATAATAATACCTATAACAGTAATACTGAAGGTTCTGTGGTTAACTCAAGCACAAAGCGAGATTTGTTGTCTTCTTGGATTGAATCCATTGTGTCAGAAGCTAAAAAGGATCATCAACCATGCAAATCTACTTTACCTTCTATTAGTTTGCCAGTCTTAGCACCAAAGGAGGATAGCAGGAGAGCAGGATTGGACTCGGTTGGAAACCCTGTGGGGAAGTCTCCTCAGATGAATTGTACAAGCTCTATGCCTCCCAAGGTAGCTCCTAAACGGGCGAATTTGCCCAGTTCATCCCGAGAGCCTCCTCGTGCAAGTTCAAATCCAAGGCACAAGACATGGCATCGTGGTGACATGACATCTTCTACATCTTTGCCCAGTTCACAGCCTTCAGGATTACCGCCTAAACAACCACCAAGGCGGAATGACAAAACTCAAAACTCTTATATACGCAAGGGTAACGCCCTTATTAGAAATCCAGCAACAGGAAAACTTTCTCATTCTTCTAGTCTGGATACTCAGAATAAGTTGAATAAGCCTGTGATGAGGAGAAGCATGAACTTTGTCAGGAAAGTTGATTCAAATGATTCTGCAGCACGTTTGAGCTTTACAGTTGAAAGACCTAAGACTCCTCCTTTACCACTTCATGCCAAATCCATCAATTCAACCACAAGCCTCCCAGAGCAGTTGCCTAAAACTTTGCCCAAGCAGCATGTTCCTGAAACTGAAAAAGAAGATTCGGCTAGGCAATTAAACTCAGGTGTTGATACCCCAAGCATTAAAAGTGCACAAACACCTGAACCCTCAGATGCTAGTAAAGTGGTTTATGTTAGACCGAAATCAAATCAATTGGTTGCTGCACAGAGGCAGCACCCTGATGACCCGACTAAAAGTTCTACAGATAAGGTTTTATCACAGCAGCCACCCACAGCCTCTGATTTATATTTCAAGAAGCGGAAAAATCAGATTATTTTGAGTTCATCTTCCTCTGATGGTCAGAATACAAAAGAGATTGCACCTGCTGAGAGCTTAAATTCAGGTGAGAGTAATGTACAAATTGCATCCTCGAACAACAGTATCAATGGTTTAAAGGAGAGACCACATAAAG CTCTTCGGACAAATAATATGGGAACTTCCTCGCACGTGTGGACACTCAGTGGGCAACAACCACAGAGGAAAGGATCTGCGGGAACTAGTTATGCGAAGGCCTTCCCACGTATTCTTCCATGGAAAAGAAAAATATACTGCAAGAATTTTAGAAACAGTCACACTCAGAATGTGAGCTCCTTACGAATAGTCAG CAGAAAACTATTACAAACCAAGAAGAGAGATATGATTTATACTGTCTCAACTAATGGATTCTCTATACGGAAATCTGGCGTGTTAAGTGTTGGTGGATCAAGTTTGAAATGGTCACGATCTCTTGAGAAGCGTTCTCAAAAGGTTAACGAG GAGGCTACATTGGCAGTTGCTGACGTTGAGAAAAAGAGAGGAGAAAAACGGAAACGGCAATATCTCCATTATACTGGAAGAAATG ATCAATACTCTTTATCTGTTGCCGGCAATCAGTTAAGAAACAACAATCAAGCATCTTCAGATTTGAGGAGGTCATCAACTTGCAATGG ATATGTGCGTGTTAGCAAAGGTAACCAACTGGTTAGAAACCCCAAAAAAGTAACTCGCATGCTAGCAAATGAGAAAGTTCGATGGAGTTTGCACACTGTTAGATCACGCCTGGCAAAGAAACGACAGTACTGTCAATTCTTCACTCGGTTTGGCGAGTGCAAGAAGCCTAAGGGCGAGTGTCGCTATATTCATGACCCTGCTAAAGTGACTATTTGCACTAAATTTCTTAAAGGCCTGTGTTCTGATACTAGCTGTAAACTCACTCACAAG GTCCTCCCGGAAAGAATGCAAGACTGTTCTTATTTTCTGAAAG GTCTCTGTACCAACACAGCTTGTCCCTATAGGCATGTGAAAGTGAACTCTAAGGCTCCTGCCTGTGAAGATTTTCTAAAGGGATACTGTGCAGATGGTGATGAG TGTCGTAAAAAGCACAGCTACACATGCCCAGTCTTTGAGGCAACAGGAGAGTGCCCACAACAATCTACGTGCAAACTTCATCACCCCACCAAGAAGACAATCAAACCTAAGAGAAGCAGACCAGACACCCCCCAAAACAGTAGCTGGGGACGGTATTTTGACACCAGCATTAGACATGACAGCGAGACAAGCAAAGTTTCTTCAGGCCAAGATGACAGACAGAAACAGCAACATGATATTTTCTCAGGTGGGGACTTCACTGACTTTATCACACTTGACATTGATGGTGAAGAAGGCGTTGATGCGCTGGACAGCATACAGAGTGTTGATGCGCCGGACAGCATACAGAGTGTTGATGCGCCGGACGGCATACAGCTGATGGAACTGGACTCAGGGGAACTTGGCACGGAGGCTGATGATCTTGATGCACTAATCAAACCTCTTCGGATCATGAGAACGGCAAGAGTGTGA